From a region of the Theobroma cacao cultivar B97-61/B2 chromosome 8, Criollo_cocoa_genome_V2, whole genome shotgun sequence genome:
- the LOC18592224 gene encoding aminotransferase ALD1, whose product MYYSQHLSCICIPHAVLLQPKRSWSSSHSNAGKRLGHCTQVPRNVNLEKLRSGYLFPEISRRESEHMQKNPHASLLRLGIGDTTEPIPDIITLAMVEHVRGLSTILGYRGYGAEQGNMALRKAIAEKLYQDMGIKADEIFVSDGAQCDISRLQMLLGPNVTVAVQDPSFPAYIDSSVIVGQAGELEEETGKYENIIYMNCGPENNFFPDLSTTPRTDIIFFCSPNNPTGHAASRQQLKQLVAFAKANGSIIIYDSAYAAYITDESPRSIFEIPGAKEVAIEISSFSKFAGFTGVRLGWSVVPKELLYSNGFPVIKDFNRIVCTCFNGASNIAQAGGLACLSTDGYQALRNVIDYYMENANIIVDAFSSLGSNVYGGTNAPYIWAHFPGLSSWNVFSEILEKTNIVTVPGRGFGPGGEEYIRVSSFGQRERIIEASRRLKRFLR is encoded by the exons ATGTATTATTCTCAGCATTTATCATGCATTTGCATACCTCATGCAGTGTTGTTACAACCTAAAAGAAGTTGGAGCAG TTCACATTCTAATGCTGGGAAGAGACTTG GTCATTGCACACAGGTTCCACGAAATGTGAACTTGGAAAAACTGCGGAGTGGATATCTGTTTCCTGAG ATATCCAGGCGAGAGTCTGAACACATGCAGAAGAATCCACACGCAAGCTTACTAAGACTTGGTATTGGTGATACAACAGAACCAATACCGGACATCATAACACTAGCAATGGTTGAG CATGTACGTGGCCTATCAACAATTCTAGGTTATAGAGGATATGGAGCTGAACAAGGCAACATG GCACTAAGAAAGGCTATCGCAGAAAAACTTTACCAGGATATGGGTATAAAAGCTGATGAGATTTTTGTATCTGACGGTGCACAGTGTGACATTTCTCGCCTTCAG ATGCTTCTGGGACCCAATGTGACAGTGGCAGTGCAGGATCCATCCTTTCCA GCCTATATCGATTCAAGTGTCATAGTTGGTCAAGCTGGCGAGTTAGAAGAGGAAACTGGGAAGTATGAAAACATAATCTACATGAACTGTGGCCCTGAGAATAATTTCTTTCCCGACCTGTCAACTACTCCAAGGACAgatatcattttcttttgttctccAAACAATCCCACTGGTCATGCTGCATCGCGGCAGCAACTAAAGCAACTCGTAGCGTTTGCAAAGGCTAATGGGTCTATAATAATTTACGACTCTGCATATGCTGCTTATATCACAGATGAAAGCCCCAGATCAATCTTTGAAATTCCTGGTGCCAAAGAG GTTGCTATTGAAATTTCATCCTTCTCCAAATTTGCTGGGTTTACAGGTGTGCGACTTGGCTGGTCAGTGGTCCCTAAAGAGCTGCTGTACTCCAATGGGTTCCCTGTTATAAAGGATTTCAACCGCATTGTGTGCACTTGCTTTAATGGTGCATCAAATATTGCTCAGGCTGGAGGCCTTGCATGCCTTTCAACAGATGGTTACCAG GCACTACGTAATGTTATTGACTACTACATGGAGAATGCCAACATAATTGTTGATGCATTTTCATCGCTTGGTTCGAACGTCTATGGAGGCACGAATGCACCTTATATATGGGCACACTTTCCAGGATTGAGTTCTTGGAATGTATTCAGTGAAATTCTTGAGAAAACAAACATAGTGACTGTTCCAGGCAGGGGATTTGGTCCTGGAGGCGAAGAGTATATTAGAGTCAGTTCATTTGGTCAAAGAGAACGTATAATAGAAGCTTCGAGGAGGCTAAAAAGATTTCTAAgatga
- the LOC18592223 gene encoding uncharacterized protein LOC18592223, protein MANKPSRGLVLYGDGLARFIEPSHAHLHSLASKANCGFLSLPNAPPSESEDDRIVREFAVLMDACEAYFNQNGQLSTEAKFQKSSLIPTMSDRFMGMRAALLTNSYELLGLLGFQEGKILDTSQFDLVIVHIGSEENLNDEKGKGTAGDIEFMNALLGAIMHVAQLGTEIASCLHLSLVMSYGYVSKVDEFGLSILSNNYENNSPLSTLFPHQSLLFVIAGSRVKIIKTVALSF, encoded by the exons ATGGCGAACAAGCCAAGCCGAGGATTGGTGTTATACGGGGACGGGTTGGCCCGTTTCATTGAGCCATCACATGCCCACCTCCACTCTCTCGCATCTAAAGCCAACTGTGGTTTTTTGAGCCTCCCTAATGCGCCTCCTTCAGAAAGCGAGGATGATAGGATAGTAAGAGAGTTTGCGGTACTGATGGATGCGTGCGAGGCATATTTTAACCAGAATGGGCAACTTTCTACTGAAGCAAAGTTCCAGAAGTCATCCTTGATTCCAACCATGTCAGACAGGTTCATGGGAATGAGAGCTGCTCTACTGACTAACAGTTATG AATTATTGGGGTTGCTTGGATTTCAAGAAGGAAAGATATTAGATACCAGCCAATTTGATTTAGTAATTGTGCATATTGGATCTGAGGAGAATTtgaatgatgaaaaaggcAAAGGTACTGCAGGTGATATAGAATTCATGAATGCTTTACTTGGTGCTATTATGCATGTAGCTCAGCTTGGAACTGAAATTGCTTCCTGTCTACATTTGTCCCTCGTTATGAGCTACGGCTACGTGTCAAAGGTTGATGAGTTTGGTTTGTCAATATTAAGCAATAATTATGAGAATAATTCTCCTCTTTCAACACTCTTCCCTCATCAGAGTTTACTGTTCGTCATTGCCGGCTCAAGGgtaaaaatcatcaaaacGGTGgctttaagtttttaa
- the LOC18592225 gene encoding alkylated DNA repair protein alkB homolog 8 isoform X3 — translation MVFISLRAGRYIHRFWGCGNGKYLGLTPSCYFIGCDISAPLIKICADKGHEVLVADAVNLPYRTNFGDAAISIAMLHHLSTEDRRKKAIEELVRVVKKGGLVLITVWAVEQEDKSLLTKWTPLAEKYVEEWIGPGSPRVRGPSPFTLESIPETEENGSQAHAKDSNDSLTENMQQSMCLTPQNEDDVLVSKHRMSQQEYFVPWHLPYHRAEVSGASAGALANGLARKDDKKGAVVYDRYYHVFGEGELERLVSGMDNAVIVNKFYDKSNWCIILEKTL, via the exons ATGGTTTTTATTTCTCTGAGAGCTGGTAGATACATCCATCGATTTTGGG GATGTGGAAATGGGAAATATCTGGGTTTAACTCCCAGCTGCTATTTTATAGGATGTGATATAAGTGCCCCTCTTATCAAAATATGTGCAGATAAAGGGCATGAAGTTTTGGTTGCAGATGCTGTTAATCTTCCTTACAGAACAAATTTTGGTGATGCAGCAATCTCTATTGCCATGTTACATCACTTAAGTACAGAGGATAGGAGAAAGAAAGCCATTGAAGAATTAGTCCGGGTGGTCAAAAAGGGTGGCCTAGTTCTAATAACCGTTTGGGCTGTAGAACAAGAGGATAAGTCATTACTTACCAAATGGACTCCACTTGCTGAAAAGTATGTGGAAGAGTGGATAGGACCAGGTAGTCCTCGTGTTCGTGGGCCATCACCCTTCACTTTAGAAAGCATTCCTGAAACTGAGGAAAATGGTTCACAAGCACATGCTAAAGATTCTAATGATAGTTTAACTGAGAATATGCAACAATCAATGTGTTTAACCCCTCAAAATGAAGATGATGTATTGGTTTCTAAACACAGAATGAGTCAACAGGAATATTTTGTCCCTTGGCACTTACCTTATCATCGTGCTGAAGTTAGTGGTGCTTCTGCCGGTGCTCTTGCAAATGGTCTGGCAAGGAAAGATGATAAGAAGGGTGCTGTAGTGTATGACAGATATTACCATGTGTTTGGTGAAGGTGAGCTTGAAAG GTTGGTATCTGGAATGGATAATGCTGTGATCGTCAATAAGTTTTATGACAAATCAAACTGGTGTATCATTCTTGAGAAAACTTTATAG
- the LOC18592225 gene encoding alkylated DNA repair protein alkB homolog 8 isoform X1, translated as MVFISLRAGRYIHRFWGKCTLSLDSFCVFVYPVTCSSMMEIKVKDGSSLCTLVPDGEPHIMQSVSVSEDHRCSSISVKSTPEIEKKYVHRVYDAIAPHFSSTRFAKWPKVAAFLESLPTGSLILDAGCGNGKYLGLTPSCYFIGCDISAPLIKICADKGHEVLVADAVNLPYRTNFGDAAISIAMLHHLSTEDRRKKAIEELVRVVKKGGLVLITVWAVEQEDKSLLTKWTPLAEKYVEEWIGPGSPRVRGPSPFTLESIPETEENGSQAHAKDSNDSLTENMQQSMCLTPQNEDDVLVSKHRMSQQEYFVPWHLPYHRAEVSGASAGALANGLARKDDKKGAVVYDRYYHVFGEGELERLVSGMDNAVIVNKFYDKSNWCIILEKTL; from the exons ATGGTTTTTATTTCTCTGAGAGCTGGTAGATACATCCATCGATTTTGGGGTAAATGCACTCTATCCCTTGACAGTTTTTGTGTATTTGTTTATCCAGTAACTTGTAGCAGTATGATGGAAATCAAAGTAAAAGATGGTTCTAGTTTGTGTACTCTTGTACCTGATGGAGAACCCCATATAATGCAATCCGTGTCTGTAAGTGAGGACCATAGGTGCTCATCTATAAGCGTGAAATCTACTCCTGAAATAGAAAAGAAGTACGTCCATCGTGTTTATGATGCTATTGCCCCCCATTTTAGTTCCACCCGTTTTGCTAAGTGGCCAAAGGTTGCTGCTTTCTTGGAATCTTTGCCTACCGGCTCTCTTATCTTGGATGCAGGATGTGGAAATGGGAAATATCTGGGTTTAACTCCCAGCTGCTATTTTATAGGATGTGATATAAGTGCCCCTCTTATCAAAATATGTGCAGATAAAGGGCATGAAGTTTTGGTTGCAGATGCTGTTAATCTTCCTTACAGAACAAATTTTGGTGATGCAGCAATCTCTATTGCCATGTTACATCACTTAAGTACAGAGGATAGGAGAAAGAAAGCCATTGAAGAATTAGTCCGGGTGGTCAAAAAGGGTGGCCTAGTTCTAATAACCGTTTGGGCTGTAGAACAAGAGGATAAGTCATTACTTACCAAATGGACTCCACTTGCTGAAAAGTATGTGGAAGAGTGGATAGGACCAGGTAGTCCTCGTGTTCGTGGGCCATCACCCTTCACTTTAGAAAGCATTCCTGAAACTGAGGAAAATGGTTCACAAGCACATGCTAAAGATTCTAATGATAGTTTAACTGAGAATATGCAACAATCAATGTGTTTAACCCCTCAAAATGAAGATGATGTATTGGTTTCTAAACACAGAATGAGTCAACAGGAATATTTTGTCCCTTGGCACTTACCTTATCATCGTGCTGAAGTTAGTGGTGCTTCTGCCGGTGCTCTTGCAAATGGTCTGGCAAGGAAAGATGATAAGAAGGGTGCTGTAGTGTATGACAGATATTACCATGTGTTTGGTGAAGGTGAGCTTGAAAG GTTGGTATCTGGAATGGATAATGCTGTGATCGTCAATAAGTTTTATGACAAATCAAACTGGTGTATCATTCTTGAGAAAACTTTATAG
- the LOC18592225 gene encoding alkylated DNA repair protein alkB homolog 8 isoform X2 produces MVFISLRAGRYIHRFWGKCTLSLDSFCVFVYPVTCSSMMEIKVKDGSSLCTLVPDGEPHIMQSVSVSEDHRCSSISVKSTPEIEKKYVHRVYDAIAPHFSSTRFAKWPKVAAFLESLPTGSLILDAGCGNGKYLGLTPSCYFIGCDISAPLIKICADKGHEVLVADAVNLPYRTNFGDAAISIAMLHHLSTEDRRKKAIEELVRVVKKGGLVLITVWAVEQEDKSLLTKWTPLAEKYVEEWIGPGSPRVRGPSPFTLESIPETEENGSQAHAKDSNDSLTENMQQSMCLTPQNEDDVLVSKHRMSQQEYFVPWHLPYHRAEVSGASAGALANGLARKDDKKGAVVYDRYYHVFGEGWYLEWIML; encoded by the exons ATGGTTTTTATTTCTCTGAGAGCTGGTAGATACATCCATCGATTTTGGGGTAAATGCACTCTATCCCTTGACAGTTTTTGTGTATTTGTTTATCCAGTAACTTGTAGCAGTATGATGGAAATCAAAGTAAAAGATGGTTCTAGTTTGTGTACTCTTGTACCTGATGGAGAACCCCATATAATGCAATCCGTGTCTGTAAGTGAGGACCATAGGTGCTCATCTATAAGCGTGAAATCTACTCCTGAAATAGAAAAGAAGTACGTCCATCGTGTTTATGATGCTATTGCCCCCCATTTTAGTTCCACCCGTTTTGCTAAGTGGCCAAAGGTTGCTGCTTTCTTGGAATCTTTGCCTACCGGCTCTCTTATCTTGGATGCAGGATGTGGAAATGGGAAATATCTGGGTTTAACTCCCAGCTGCTATTTTATAGGATGTGATATAAGTGCCCCTCTTATCAAAATATGTGCAGATAAAGGGCATGAAGTTTTGGTTGCAGATGCTGTTAATCTTCCTTACAGAACAAATTTTGGTGATGCAGCAATCTCTATTGCCATGTTACATCACTTAAGTACAGAGGATAGGAGAAAGAAAGCCATTGAAGAATTAGTCCGGGTGGTCAAAAAGGGTGGCCTAGTTCTAATAACCGTTTGGGCTGTAGAACAAGAGGATAAGTCATTACTTACCAAATGGACTCCACTTGCTGAAAAGTATGTGGAAGAGTGGATAGGACCAGGTAGTCCTCGTGTTCGTGGGCCATCACCCTTCACTTTAGAAAGCATTCCTGAAACTGAGGAAAATGGTTCACAAGCACATGCTAAAGATTCTAATGATAGTTTAACTGAGAATATGCAACAATCAATGTGTTTAACCCCTCAAAATGAAGATGATGTATTGGTTTCTAAACACAGAATGAGTCAACAGGAATATTTTGTCCCTTGGCACTTACCTTATCATCGTGCTGAAGTTAGTGGTGCTTCTGCCGGTGCTCTTGCAAATGGTCTGGCAAGGAAAGATGATAAGAAGGGTGCTGTAGTGTATGACAGATATTACCATGTGTTTGGTGAAG GTTGGTATCTGGAATGGATAATGCTGTGA
- the LOC18592228 gene encoding uncharacterized protein LOC18592228, which translates to MPNLCVADTMEKENFSDKNITDFPIDEKLEGNTDGIHKEDQGKTVEEMQSLNISKVGINKLDDDNGQDSLSFNKDQNRVLESKAVGDNLDNDDKHVVQGNKINTGVDSDSKAQEEMNETTKEVLDEEEPEPVFDGTEVPGMEANRSLSTRSLDPDPEEEGSVWPEKAVALKNFVKEKGAVAVTNVLRRISFKRDEVEHAPADEDKHSADSAKRGEHTAMSPKTTERSAWNPLNYIKMSRDADAESKAEQGGDIIEESRLPIVTKGRIIVYTRLGCQDCREVRLFLRRKRLGYVDINIDVYPSRKLELEKFSGSCVVPKVLFNEVLIGGLSELKGLDESGKLDEKIDFLISEAPSLEAPQPPLSGEDDVSSNGPVDELALIVRKMKATIVVKDRFYKMRRCTNCFLGSEAVDFLSEDQYLEREEAVEFGRKLASELFFRHVLDENLFEDGSHLYRFLEHDPTVSSQCHNIPRGIIELKPKPITEIASRLRFLSYAIFEAYASEDGRHVDYRSIHGSEEFARYLRIVQELQRVEVQDMPREEKLAFFINLYNMMAIHAILVWGHPTGQLERRELFGEFKYVVGGCTYSLSSIQNGILRGNQRPPYNLLKPFGVKDKRSQVALPYSEPLIHFALVCGTRSGPALRCYSPGNIDKELMDAARDFLRAGGLIVDLSGKVAYATKILKWFSVDFGKNEVEVLKHASNYLEPTESEALLEMLADDQLKVVYQPYDWGLNR; encoded by the exons ATGCCAAATTTATGTGTTGCTGACActatggaaaaggaaaacttCAGTGACAAAAATATTACAGATTTTCCTATTGATGAAAAACTAGAGGGAAATACTGATGGAATTCACAAAGAAGATCAGGGTAAAACTGTCGAAGAGATGCAAAGTCTGAACATCAGCAAGGTCGGCATTAATAAGTTAGATGATGATAATGGACAAGACAGCTTAAGTTTCAACAAGGATCAGAATAGAGTCTTGGAATCTAAAGCTGTTGGGGACAATTTAGACAATGATGACAAACATGTTGTACAAGGTAACAAGATAAATACGGGTGTGGATTCGGATTCTAAAGCACAAGAAGAAATGAATGAGACTACAAAAGAAGTTCTTGATGAGGAGGAGCCAGAACCTGTCTTTGATGGAACAGAGGTTCCTGGGATGGAAGCTAACCGGAGTTTATCAACTCGTTCCTTGGATCCTGATCCAGAGGAAGAGGGATCTGTGTGGCCTGAGAAAGCGGTGGCACTTAAGAATTTTGTCAAGGAGAAGGGTGCAGTTGCAGTAACCAATGTCCTGCGTCgcatttcttttaaaagagATGAAGTTGAGCATGCCCCTGCTGATGAAGATAAGCACTCTGCAGATTCTGCTAAACGTGGGGAACATACTGCAATGTCTCCAAAAACCACAGAAAGATCTGCTTGGAATCCCCTAAACTACATTAAGATGTCACGTGATGCTGATGCAGAAAGCAAAGCTGAGCAGGGGGGGGATATTATCGAAGAATCACGTCTACCTATTGTCACAAAAGGAAGAATAATAGTATATACAAGGTTAGGATGCCAAGATTGTAGAGAAGTTAGGTTGTTTCTGCGCAGGAAAAGGCTTGGATATGTTGACATTAACATTGATGTATATCCCAGtagaaaattggagctagagaagTTTTCTGGATCTTGTGTAGTTCCTAAGGTCTTGTTTAATGAAGTACTGATTGGAGGCTTGAGCGAACTCAAAGGCTTAGATGAGTCTGGCAAGCTTGATGAGAAGATTGATTTTTTGATTTCTGAAGCACCATCGCTTGAAGCTCCGCAACCACCTCTTTCTGGTGAAGATGATGTGTCCAGTAATGGGCCTGTTGATGAACTAGCTCTAATTGTCCGAAAAATGAAAGCAACTATTGTTGTTAAGGATCGGTTTTACAAGATGCGCAGGTGCACTAACTGTTTTCTAGGTTCAGAAGCAGTGGATTTCCTATCAGAAGATCAGTACTTGGAAAGGGAAGAG GCTGTTGAATTTGGGCGAAAGCTTGCTAGTGAACTCTTCTTTCGACATGTTCTTGA TGAGAACCTATTTGAGGATGGTAGCCACTTGTATCGGTTCTTGGAACATGATCCTACTGTGTCATCTCAGTGTCACAACATTCCAAGGGGTATAATTGAACTGAAGCCAAAGCCCATCACTGAAATTGCATCAAGGCTGAGATTTTTGTCATATGCCATTTTTGAAGCCTATGCATCAGAAGATGGAAGACATGTTGATTATAGAAGTATCCATGGAAGTGAGGAATTTGCAAG GTACTTAAGAATAGTTCAAGAGCTCCAAAGAGTGGAAGTGCAAGACATGCCAAGGGAGGAGAAGCTCGCCTTCTTCATAAATTTGTACAATATGATGGCCATCCATGCAATATTAGTGTGGGGTCATCCTACTGGTCAATTGGAACGAAGGGAGCTGTTTGGGGAGTTCAAGTATGTTGTTGGTGGGTGCACATACTCCCTTTCATCTATTCAGAATGGCATTTTAAGAGGAAATCAAAGGCCACCGTACAATCTTTTGAAACCATTTGGTGTGAAAGATAAACGTTCACAG GTGGCTCTACCCTATTCAGAGCCTCTAATACACTTTGCCCTTGTTTGTGGTACCCGATCTGGGCCTGCTCTTCGATGCTACTCCCCTGGGAACATTGATAAAGAGCTGATGGACGCAGCTCGGGATTTCTTACGAGCTGGTGGACTTATTGTTGATTTGAGCGGCAAGGTTGCATATGCTACTAAGATCCTCAAATG GTTTAGTGTGGATTTTGGCAAGAACGAAGTAGAGGTATTGAAACATGCTTCTAATTACTTAGAGCCAACCGAATCTGAAGCTTTGCTCGAGATGCTTGCTGATGATCAGTTGAAGGTTGTATACCAGCCATATGATTGGGGTTTGAATCGATAG
- the LOC18592227 gene encoding probable glycerol-3-phosphate acyltransferase 3 has protein sequence MAKIKKLFPLKALSLLFETLLKSSGKLPYLRFKVSNGPATQFKFLKHSTLVHRTDELANQTLVFHVEGALLKSCSLFPYFMLVAFEAGGLFRALILLLLYPLVLLIWKELGLRILVFVSFVGITKEKFRAGTAILPKFFLEDVGCEGFDIVMSYKKRVAVTGMPKIMVEGFLRDYLGIDAVVARELKEFRGYFLGLMEEKMDAGLVISECTHNIGLGCFRKSHDQKIFSHCKEIYLVTEAEKKNWQVLPRKRYPKPLIFHDGRLAFRPTPLAALIMFIWLPFGFLLNITRTIVFISLPFKLSMPLLALSGCIITVSKPEPTTASINGENKPGGMLYVCNHRTLLDPLFLSAVLMKSVYAVTYSISRFSEVISPIKTVRLSRDREKDGKIMKKLLSQGDLVVCPEGTTCREPYLLRFSPLFAEMTDEIVPVAIKLQVSLFYGSTASGLKCLDSTFHLMNPNPMCSVKILNKLPSCQTHNTGGKSKFEVTNHVQNQIAAALGFECTNLTRKDKYAILAGNEGIV, from the exons ATGGCAAAAATAAAGAAGCTCTTCCCACTAAAAGCTCTTTCCTTATTGTTCGAAACCCTGCTTAAATCATCAGGGAAGCTGCCCTATCTAAGGTTCAAGGTCAGCAATGGCCCTGCAACCCAATTcaaatttcttaagcattcCACACTTGTCCATAGAACAGATGAGCTTGCAAACCAGACATTGGTTTTTCACGTGGAGGGTGCACTCCTGAAGTCATGTTCACTGTTTCCTTACTTCATGCTGGTGGCCTTTGAAGCAGGTGGGCTCTTTAGAGCACTTATCTTGCTTCTTTTGTACCCTCTTGTTTTGTTAATATGGAAGGAGCTTGGACTGAGGATTCTGGTTTTTGTAAGCTTTGTTGGTATTACGAAGGAGAAGTTTAGAGCTGGGACTGCCATTTTGCCCAAGTTCTTCCTGGAAGATGTGGGTTGTGAAGGCTTTGATATAGTGATGAGCTACAAAAAAAGGGTAGCAGTGACTGGAATGCCTAAAATCATGGTTGAAGGATTCTTAAGAGACTACTTGGGAATTGATGCTGTTGTTGCAAGAGAGTTGAAGGAATTTCGCGGGTACTTCTTGGGTTTGATGGAGGAAAAGATGGATGCTGGACTTGTTATAAGCGAGTGTACTCATAATATTGGTTTAGGTTGCTTCAGAAAATCTCACGATCAGAAGATTTTCTCACATTGCAAG GAAATTTACTTAGTAACAGAggcagaaaagaaaaattggcaAGTCCTTCCAAGGAAGAGATACCCAAAGCCATTAATCTTCCATGATGGGAGGTTGGCTTTTAGGCCAACCCCATTAGCTGCGCTAATTATGTTCATTTGGCTTCCATTTGGCTTCCTTCTGAACATCACCAGAACCATTGTTTTCATATCATTACCTTTTAAGTTATCTATGCCTTTATTGGCCTTGTCTGGGTGTATAATTACAGTATCAAAACCAGAACCTACTACTGCTTCAATCAATGGTGAAAATAAACCAGGAGGCATGCTTTACGTTTGCAACCACAGAACTTTACTAGACCCACTTTTTTTAAGTGCAGTTCTCATGAAGTCTGTCTATGCTGTCACCTACAGCATTAGTAGATTCAGTGAGGTAATTTCCCCTATTAAGACGGTCAGGTTATCAAGAGATCGAGAGAAAGATGGAAAAATTATGAAGAAGCTTTTGAGCCAAGGTGACCTTGTCGTTTGCCCCGAAGGAACCACTTGCAGAGAACCCTATCTGCTAAGGTTCAGCCCGTTATTCGCAGAGATGACTGATGAAATAGTTCCTGTAGCAATAAAATTGCAGGTTAGCCTGTTCTACGGATCTACAGCTAGCGGACTCAAATGTTTGGACTCAACATTTCACCTCATGAATCCAAATCCTATGTGCTCGGTCAAGATTCTTAACAAGTTGCCAAGTTGCCAAACACATAATACTGGAGGGAAATCAAAGTTCGAAGTTACCAATCATGTGCAGAATCAGATTGCAGCAGCTTTAGGATTTGAGTGTACCAATCTTACAAGGAAAGACAAGTATGCAATCTTGGCAGGCAATGAGGGGATCGTATAG